One Bos indicus x Bos taurus breed Angus x Brahman F1 hybrid chromosome 6, Bos_hybrid_MaternalHap_v2.0, whole genome shotgun sequence genomic window carries:
- the GSX2 gene encoding GS homeobox 2, whose translation MSRSFYVDSLIIKDSSRPAPSLPEPHPGPDFFIPLGMPSPLVMSMSGPGCASRKSGAFCVCPLCVTSHLHSSRGPASSGGGNAGAGTAGAAGGGAAGAAGALPLLKSQFSSGPGDAQFCPRVSHAHHHHHPPQHHHHHHQPQQPGSAAAAAAAAAAAAAAAAALGHPQHHAPVCTATTYNVADPRRFHCLTMGGSDTSQVPNGKRMRTAFTSTQLLELEREFSSNMYLSRLRRIEIATYLNLSEKQVKIWFQNRRVKHKKEGKGTQRNSHAGCKCVGSQAHFARSEDEDSLSPASANDDKEISPL comes from the exons ATGTCGCGCTCCTTCTATGTCGACTCGCTCATCATCAAGGACTCCTCACGGCCCGCGCCCTCGCTTCCCGAGCCACACCCCGGGCCAGATTTTTTCATCCCGCTGGGCATGCCGTCCCcgttggtgatgtccatgtccgGGCCGGGCTGCGCGTCCCGCAAGAGCGGCGCGTTTTGCGTTTGCCCGCTCTGCGTCACTTCGCACCTGCACTCCTCTCGTGGGCCCGCGAGCTCCGGCGGCGGGAACGCAGGGGCCGGGACTGCAGGGGCCGCGGGTGGCGGAGCGGCAGGAGCCGCCGGGGCCCTGCCCTTGCTCAAGAGTCAGTTTTCTTCGGGTCCCGGGGACGCACAGTTTTGCCCGCGCGTGAGCCACGcgcaccatcaccatcacccgccgcagcaccaccatcaccaccaccagcccCAGCAGCCCGgctcagctgcagcagcagcagcggccgcggcggcagcggcggcggccgcggcggccTTGGGGCACCCGCAGCACCACGCACCTGTCTGCACCGCCACCACCTACAACGTGGCGGACCCGCGGAGATTTCACTGCCTCACCATGG GGGGCTCGGACACCAGCCAGGTACCCAATGGCAAGAGGATGAGGACGGCGTTCACCAGCACGCAGCTCCTAGAGCTGGAGCGGGAATTCTCTTCCAACATGTACCTGTCTCGACTCCGGAGGATCGAAATAGCCACGTACCTGAATCTGTCAGAGAAGCAGGTGAAAATCTGGTTTCAGAACCGCAGGGTGAAGcataagaaggaagggaagggcaCGCAAAGGAACAGTCACGCGGGCTGCAAGTGCGTTGGCAGCCAGGCGCACTTCGCGCGCTCCGAGGATGAGGACTCCTTGTCGCCGGCCTCGGCCAACGATGACAAGGAGATTTCCCCCTTATGA